A section of the Deltaproteobacteria bacterium genome encodes:
- a CDS encoding amidohydrolase — MVIDGDGHCNEPRDLFDRYLESGFRDRGPKIVPVGNIEYWMVEGKFLPRPVGNLGHGSASGYFGTDLAKKGMATMTQSLDDAPGRLKDLDKEGIDIQVAYPNIMAMASHLDDGELAAAMCRAYNNYAAEKARAFNGRVKPVAVVALQNPTEAAKELRRAIKDLGLVGTVVTGIVGERNLDDPYFTPFFREANELGAAVGVHWITGCFDSPGQERFKDPYFYIHMVGMPFNLMIGIMTLIGGGVMEKYPRIKFVFLEIGAGWLPYWMWRMDDHYTTSSHQLPTLPRPPSAYVKSESCFVSCEPDEEGLAHSANILGAERIIFASDYPHGDCDFPYSVTKLRQRKDISDELKERILWENAARLYGLS; from the coding sequence ATGGTCATCGACGGCGACGGACACTGTAACGAACCCCGCGATCTCTTTGACCGATACCTGGAAAGTGGATTCCGTGATCGTGGCCCGAAAATCGTCCCCGTCGGCAACATCGAATACTGGATGGTTGAAGGCAAATTTCTGCCGCGGCCGGTCGGCAACCTTGGTCATGGCAGCGCAAGTGGTTACTTCGGCACCGATCTAGCCAAGAAAGGCATGGCGACCATGACTCAATCCCTCGACGATGCGCCCGGCCGGCTCAAAGACTTGGACAAGGAAGGAATCGACATCCAAGTCGCTTATCCCAACATCATGGCGATGGCGTCGCATCTCGACGACGGCGAGCTCGCCGCCGCCATGTGTCGCGCTTACAACAACTACGCCGCGGAAAAAGCCCGAGCATTTAACGGCCGGGTCAAACCAGTCGCGGTGGTTGCGCTGCAGAATCCCACGGAGGCTGCCAAAGAGCTGCGCCGCGCGATCAAAGATCTTGGACTCGTAGGTACGGTAGTCACGGGTATCGTCGGCGAAAGAAATCTTGACGACCCCTATTTCACGCCATTTTTCCGTGAAGCCAACGAGCTCGGCGCTGCCGTCGGCGTGCACTGGATCACTGGCTGCTTCGACAGTCCCGGGCAAGAGCGCTTCAAAGATCCCTACTTCTACATTCACATGGTCGGCATGCCGTTTAATTTGATGATCGGCATCATGACCCTGATCGGCGGCGGTGTGATGGAGAAGTATCCAAGAATCAAATTTGTGTTTCTCGAAATCGGCGCTGGCTGGCTGCCCTACTGGATGTGGCGCATGGACGATCATTACACGACAAGCTCACACCAACTGCCGACACTGCCCAGGCCGCCAAGCGCTTATGTCAAGAGCGAAAGTTGTTTTGTTTCCTGCGAACCGGACGAAGAAGGTTTAGCCCACAGCGCCAACATACTCGGCGCGGAAAGAATTATCTTTGCTTCCGACTATCCGCACGGCGATTGCGACTTCCCATATTCTGTCACCAAGTTGCGCCAGCGTAAGGATATCAGCGACGAGTTAAAAGAACGCATTCTGTGGGAAAATGCCGCGCGGCTTTATGGCCTGTCGTAA
- a CDS encoding ABC transporter substrate-binding protein, translating into MSQRIISVTRLFFAVSLWFYCVHVPNAPAQVDFPIGYSSLGGTYAFISLIEEQRLLEQEGIRPVFVYIGGPQITQALIAGDIKMALVAGASPVRAAAQGAELRFIGGVTDKENITIVADPKITKPAELKGTRMAIDRLGDYTDFRARKVLERFGLEAQKDVVLLQIGGQTGRFAALRTGQVQSTFVAPPLTLIAKKAGFRPLIDLADLGFPSTSGSIVIMKSSAERQEKEVYGVMRAITRALRAFKTNRELAIRSLSRFLKVNDPEALDETFRSHAKIFQDIPAPALTGIRMVKDFLGQNDPKVAKLSVDEIVDLRFVDRLRREMGPGK; encoded by the coding sequence GTGAGTCAGCGGATCATTTCGGTGACAAGACTGTTTTTTGCCGTTTCCCTTTGGTTTTACTGCGTTCACGTCCCGAACGCGCCGGCGCAGGTTGACTTCCCCATCGGCTATTCTTCGTTGGGCGGCACCTATGCGTTTATTTCGCTCATCGAAGAGCAGCGCCTTCTCGAACAAGAGGGCATACGCCCGGTGTTTGTCTACATTGGCGGCCCGCAAATCACCCAAGCTTTGATCGCCGGCGATATTAAGATGGCCCTAGTCGCCGGGGCAAGTCCCGTGCGCGCGGCGGCGCAAGGAGCGGAGCTGCGCTTTATCGGCGGCGTCACCGACAAAGAGAACATTACCATCGTCGCCGACCCGAAGATCACCAAACCGGCTGAACTCAAAGGCACACGCATGGCCATCGACCGGCTCGGTGATTATACTGACTTTCGCGCCCGCAAAGTGCTCGAACGTTTCGGCTTGGAAGCGCAAAAGGATGTCGTCTTGCTGCAAATCGGTGGCCAGACCGGCCGGTTCGCGGCGCTGCGCACTGGCCAAGTGCAATCGACTTTCGTGGCGCCGCCGCTGACCTTGATCGCCAAGAAGGCTGGTTTTCGGCCGTTGATCGATTTGGCTGATCTAGGATTTCCTTCGACCTCCGGTTCCATCGTCATTATGAAATCCTCGGCGGAACGCCAGGAAAAAGAAGTCTACGGCGTCATGCGCGCAATCACGCGGGCGCTGCGCGCCTTCAAGACCAATCGAGAGTTAGCGATCCGCAGTTTGTCGCGATTTCTCAAGGTCAACGACCCCGAAGCCCTCGATGAAACCTTTCGCAGTCACGCGAAGATTTTTCAAGATATTCCCGCCCCAGCACTCACGGGGATCCGCATGGTTAAGGACTTCCTCGGACAGAACGATCCCAAGGTCGCAAAACTAAGCGTTGACGAGATTGTCGATCTGCGATTTGTCGACCGACTCAGACGGGAAATGGGACCAGGGAAATGA
- a CDS encoding amidohydrolase codes for MQQVIDADGHANEPDDLFERYLEKEFRDRGPKVVLVGKVQYWMIEGKLFPRPVGNFGHGTPNGYLFKKGKPDMAINSPGLDDVTGRLKDLDKEGIDIQVAYPNIMAMASHLDDGELAAAMCRAYNNYTEEKSQAFNGRVKGIAAVPLQNPQEAAKELRRAIKDLGLVGVVITGTVGPRNLDDPFFEPFFREANELGAAVGVHWITGCFDSPGQERFKDPYFYIHMVGMPFNLMIGIMTLIGGGVMEKYPRIKFVFLEIGAAWLPYWMWRMDDHYSRAMHKPTAVPKKPSDYVRSESCYVSCEPDEDGLSHTVEVLGAERLLFASDYPHGDCDFPHSVTKFRKRSDISDQVKEQILWHNPARLYGIS; via the coding sequence ATGCAGCAAGTTATCGACGCCGATGGCCATGCTAATGAACCTGATGATTTGTTCGAGCGTTACTTGGAGAAAGAATTTCGCGATCGCGGGCCCAAAGTCGTGCTGGTTGGCAAGGTCCAATATTGGATGATCGAAGGCAAGCTCTTTCCGCGGCCGGTGGGGAATTTTGGCCATGGCACCCCCAACGGTTATCTTTTTAAGAAGGGCAAACCCGACATGGCGATCAATTCGCCAGGCCTTGATGATGTTACCGGCCGCTTAAAGGACCTGGACAAAGAAGGAATCGATATCCAGGTCGCTTATCCGAATATTATGGCGATGGCGTCGCATCTCGACGACGGTGAGCTCGCTGCCGCCATGTGCCGTGCCTACAACAACTACACCGAGGAGAAGTCCCAAGCTTTCAATGGTCGGGTCAAAGGCATCGCCGCGGTTCCGCTGCAAAATCCTCAAGAGGCGGCCAAGGAACTAAGGCGAGCGATCAAAGATCTCGGCCTGGTTGGCGTCGTGATAACCGGTACGGTCGGACCGCGCAATCTCGATGATCCATTTTTTGAGCCGTTTTTCCGTGAAGCCAACGAACTCGGCGCCGCGGTGGGCGTGCACTGGATCACCGGTTGTTTCGACAGTCCCGGCCAGGAAAGATTCAAGGACCCTTACTTTTACATCCACATGGTCGGCATGCCGTTTAACTTGATGATCGGCATTATGACCTTGATTGGCGGCGGCGTGATGGAGAAGTATCCAAGAATCAAATTTGTCTTTTTGGAAATCGGCGCCGCCTGGCTGCCCTACTGGATGTGGCGCATGGACGATCATTATTCCCGTGCGATGCATAAGCCCACGGCCGTGCCGAAAAAACCCAGCGACTATGTCAGAAGCGAGAGCTGTTATGTCTCCTGCGAACCTGATGAAGATGGTTTATCCCATACGGTTGAAGTATTGGGCGCTGAACGGCTGTTATTCGCCTCGGATTATCCCCACGGTGACTGTGATTTTCCTCACTCAGTAACAAAATTCAGGAAACGCAGCGACATCTCGGATCAGGTCAAAGAACAAATTCTCTGGCACAACCCCGCGCGGTTGTACGGGATCTCTTAG